From one Triticum urartu cultivar G1812 chromosome 3, Tu2.1, whole genome shotgun sequence genomic stretch:
- the LOC125549243 gene encoding nascent polypeptide-associated complex subunit alpha-like protein 1, with protein MDDDDVEGGDASGRSRSEKKCRKAMERLGMKAITGVSRVTIKQSKTVTFVLSKPDVFKSSHSETYVMFGVVKMEGMDAQLLTEAAGQFKAPGPSSVISKGEPSVAAAQEDKEVDETGVDNKDVEVVMMQASVSRSRAVKALKAADGDIVSAIMELTN; from the exons GAGGTGATGCTAGTGGAAGATCTAGGAGTGAGAAGAAGTGCAGGAAAGCCATGGAGAGGCTTGGCATGAAGGCCATTACTGGTGTGAGCCGTGTAACTATCAAGCAGAGCAAGACC GTTACGTTTGTCCTCTCCAAGCCAGACGTCTTCAAGAGCTCGCACTCAGAAACCTATGTCATGTTCGGGGTGGTCAAGATGGAGGGCATGGACGCTCAGCTGCTGACAGAAGCGGCGGGGCAGTTCAAGGCGCCGGGACCGAGCAGCGTCATCTCAAAGGGTGAGCCGTCCGTGGCAGCAGCCCAAGAAGACAAGGAGGTCGACGAGACGGGCGTTGACAACAAGGATGTTGAGGTCGTGATGATGCAGGCCTCTGTGTCGAGGTCCAGGGCTGTGAAGGCGCTCAAGGCTGCAGATGGTGACATTGTCAGCGCCATCATGGAGTTGACTAACTAG